A region from the Melopsittacus undulatus isolate bMelUnd1 chromosome 13, bMelUnd1.mat.Z, whole genome shotgun sequence genome encodes:
- the LOC117436904 gene encoding olfactory receptor 1020-like, with amino-acid sequence MAGNHTQIEFILLGITDRPCAQTPLFVFFLLIYVVSLVGNVGIITLVRVSPSLHTPMYFFLTQFAFTDICYSTVISPRMLADLLSEDKTISFTACMMQFFTFAFFAAIECHLLAMMAYDRHVAICQPLLYVTIISSRVCWQLVASSYLFAFLSAIVCTWCVFGGSFCGPNRIDHFFCDEVPVLKLVCSDTHSSEMVIFAFVTINVVGTSMIILLSYISILHTVLRMCSAQSRTRAFHTCTSHLMAVASFFGTKVFMYLQPPSSHRSQDKVASIIYTIITPVINPFIYSLRNKEVRGALIKCRTRFFNHWQRKKVLSSSTCTVHIN; translated from the coding sequence ATGGCCGGAAATCACACACAGATTGAATTCATCCTGTTGGGAATTACAGACAGACCATGTGCACAGACccctctttttgtcttctttcttttgatttatGTTGTCTCTCTGGTGGGGAACGTTGGCATTATCACATTGGTTCGggtgtctcccagcctccacacccccatgtacttcttcctcacccagTTTGCCTTCACTGATatctgctattccacagtcatctcccccaggatgctggcagacctcttatcagaggacaaaaccatttctttcactgcctgcatgatgcagttcttcacctttgctttctttgctgctattgagtgtcacctgctggccatgatggcctacgaccggcacgttgccatctgccagcccctgctctatgtgaccatcatctccagccgtgtctgctggcagctggtagcatcaTCCTACCTATTTGCCTTCCTCAGTGCCATCGTATGCAcatggtgtgtgtttggaggttccttctgtggtcccaaccgcattgaccacttcttctgCGATGAAGTTCCTGTGCTGAAGCTCgtgtgctctgacacccacagcagtgagatggtCATCTTTGCCTTTGTCACCATCAATGTGGTGGGCACGAGCATGatcattttgctctcctacatCTCTATTCTCCACACCgtgctgaggatgtgctcagcacagagcaggaccAGAGCCTTCCACACCTGCACCTCCCATTTGATGGCTGTTGCCTCCTTCTTTGGTACAAAGGTCTTCATGTACTTACAACCTCCATCTAGTCACAGGAGTCAGGATAAAGTGGCCTCCATCATCTATACCATCATCACCCCCGTGATCAACccattcatctacagcctgaggaacaaggaggtgaGGGGGGCTCTGATCAAGTGCAGGACCAGGTTCTTCAACCACTGGCAACGGAAGAAAGTTCTATCATCCAGCACATGCACAGTTCATATCAACTGA
- the LOC101881441 gene encoding olfactory receptor 1020-like — MGGNHTQTKFIFLGITESPYAQTPLFLFFLLTYIVTLVGNSGIIILVRVSPILHTPMYFFLTQFAFVDICYSTVISPRMLADLLSEDKTISFTACMMQFFTFAFFATVECHLLAMMAYDRHVAICQPLLYVTIISSHVCWQLVASSYLFSSVSAIIYTWSVFGGSFCGPNHIDHFFCDVVPVLKLVCSDTHRSEMVIFAFVTINVVSAVVVILLSYISIIRTVLRMCSAQSRARAFHTCSSHLMAVSLFFGTVFFTYLQPPSSHRNLDKVVSIIYAVVTPMLNPFIYSLRNKEVKGALVKCGRRMLNQRQLRRVLSSRT; from the coding sequence ATGGGAGGAAATCACACTCAGACTAAATTCATCTTCTTGGGGATTACAGAGAGCCCATATGCGCAaactcctctttttctcttctttctgctgACGTACATTGTCACTCTGGTGGGGAACAGTGGGATTATCATCTTGGTAAGGGTGTCTCCCAtcctccacacccccatgtacttcttcctcacccagTTTGCCTTCGTtgacatctgctattccacagtcatctcccccaggatgctggcagacctcttatcagaggacaaaaccatttctttcactgcctgcatgatgcagttcttcacctttgctttctttgctactgttgagtgtcacctgctggccatgatggcctacgaccggcacgttgccatctgccagcccctgctctatgtgaccatcatctccagccatgtctgctggcagctggtagcatcaTCCTACCTATTCTCCTCCGTCAGTGCCATAATCTATACATGGAGCGTGTTTGGAGGTTCCTTCTGTGGTCCCAACCAcattgaccacttcttctgtgatgTTGTCCCTGTTCTAAAGCTCGTGTGCTCTGACACTCACAGAAGTGAGATGGTCATCTTTGCCTTTGTCACCATCAATGTGGTGAGTGCAGTTGTTgtcattttgctctcctacatCTCTATCATTCGCACCgtgctgaggatgtgctcagcacagagcagggccagagccttCCACACCTGCTCATCCCATTTGATGGCTGTTTCCTTGTTCTTCGGGACAGTATTCTTCACGTACCTACAACCTCCATCTAGCCACAGGAACCTGGATAAGGTGGTCTCCATCATCTACGCCGTGGTCAcccccatgctcaacccattcatctacagcctgaggaacaaggaggtgaagggggCTCTGGTCAAGTGTGGGAGGAGAATGCTCAACCAAAGGCAACTGAGACGAGTTCTGTCATCCAGAACATAG